One stretch of Bradyrhizobium canariense DNA includes these proteins:
- a CDS encoding HAD-IC family P-type ATPase, producing MLNARQPAGQKSGRGSAAADSHPASLRGLTNEEARHRTCEFGLNTTADAVQHPLRLILSKFIAPVPCLLEAAIVLQLVLGEYVEAAIIALLLLFNAALGYFQEGRAQATIAALKSRLALNAVARRDGSWTILPAAELVPGDVVKLTLGSVVAADVRIAEGTVLLDQSMLTGESMPIEATSGSDTYAGALVRRGEAIAEVTATGTRTRFGRTAELVRTAYVASSQQKAVLQIVIYLAAINGVLTAGLVAYAFMIHMTAGEIIPLALIAVLASVPVALPATFTLATAIGAQALAKKGVLPTRLSAVDEAGTMNVLCVDKTGTLTRNELAVTAIVPMAGFDEADVVSLARLASSDAGQDPVDAAVRAAAIGNPPEDFPKLTAFIPFDPATKMAEATAIDATGATVRIVKGALAKVAELSQPSVTASTKAAELEARGFRVLGVAVGSGSPLRLAGLIALSDPPRTDTAACIANLHDLGVPVVMVTGDAAATAAVVAQAVGIKGGICPPGSIPAEIRPEDFAVFAGVLPEDKFTLVKAFQKAGYKVGMCGDGANDAPALRQAEIGIAVSTATDVAKSAAGVVLMEPGLAGIQASVIAGRVAFQRILTYTLRSIIHKVRQILFLAAGLVMTDHAILTPMLMVISMITGDFLAMSSTTDNVRPSSRPNSWRIGRLTLAGTLMGIIDLAFCVSVLAIGKYDLRLDIETLRTLTLVTLVFSGQALYYVVRERRHLWSSRPSNIVIVCSIADLLIIPTLAVTGTLMAPLPVSIVLSIFAAAAVFAFVLDAIKLTIFRRFQMD from the coding sequence ATGTTAAACGCTCGACAGCCGGCTGGACAAAAATCTGGAAGAGGCAGCGCCGCTGCCGATAGCCATCCCGCCTCGCTTCGCGGCCTGACGAATGAAGAGGCCCGCCACCGCACGTGCGAATTCGGGCTGAACACCACGGCAGATGCCGTTCAGCATCCGTTGCGACTGATACTGAGCAAATTTATCGCGCCGGTGCCGTGCCTGCTGGAAGCGGCTATCGTCCTTCAGCTGGTGCTGGGCGAATATGTCGAGGCAGCGATCATCGCCCTGCTGCTGCTGTTCAATGCCGCATTGGGATATTTTCAGGAAGGGCGCGCGCAGGCCACTATCGCCGCACTCAAATCCCGGCTCGCGTTAAACGCGGTGGCGCGCCGCGATGGAAGCTGGACGATCCTGCCGGCCGCCGAACTGGTGCCGGGTGACGTCGTCAAGCTTACGCTCGGCAGCGTCGTCGCCGCCGATGTGCGGATTGCCGAAGGAACGGTCCTGCTCGACCAGTCGATGCTGACTGGCGAGTCTATGCCAATCGAGGCGACGTCGGGATCGGATACCTATGCCGGGGCGCTGGTCCGCCGCGGGGAAGCGATAGCCGAGGTCACGGCAACAGGAACGCGAACCAGATTCGGGCGCACCGCGGAGCTTGTCCGGACGGCTTATGTTGCGAGCTCGCAGCAAAAGGCTGTGCTCCAGATCGTGATTTACCTCGCCGCAATCAACGGTGTCCTGACGGCAGGCCTCGTGGCCTATGCCTTTATGATCCACATGACCGCGGGCGAGATCATTCCGCTCGCGCTCATTGCCGTTCTGGCCTCTGTTCCGGTCGCTCTTCCGGCGACATTCACGCTCGCCACGGCGATCGGCGCACAGGCGCTGGCGAAAAAGGGTGTTCTGCCGACGCGCCTCTCGGCCGTGGATGAAGCCGGGACCATGAACGTTCTTTGCGTGGACAAGACGGGGACATTGACCCGGAATGAATTGGCGGTCACGGCGATCGTTCCGATGGCGGGTTTCGACGAAGCGGACGTCGTATCGCTGGCGCGGCTTGCAAGTTCCGACGCCGGGCAGGATCCCGTGGACGCCGCGGTTCGCGCGGCGGCTATCGGAAACCCTCCAGAGGATTTTCCAAAGCTGACGGCGTTCATTCCCTTCGACCCGGCTACGAAGATGGCGGAGGCGACTGCGATCGACGCAACCGGCGCCACGGTGCGGATCGTGAAAGGCGCGCTTGCCAAGGTGGCAGAGCTTTCGCAACCGTCGGTAACCGCTTCGACGAAGGCTGCCGAGCTTGAAGCGCGGGGCTTCAGGGTTCTGGGCGTCGCAGTCGGCTCCGGATCGCCCTTGCGGCTGGCCGGTTTGATTGCTCTCAGCGATCCGCCTCGAACAGACACGGCAGCTTGCATCGCTAATCTGCACGATCTGGGCGTCCCTGTCGTGATGGTGACCGGAGATGCTGCGGCGACGGCTGCCGTGGTGGCGCAGGCGGTAGGCATCAAGGGCGGCATCTGCCCGCCCGGATCGATTCCGGCCGAGATCCGGCCAGAGGATTTTGCCGTCTTCGCCGGCGTCCTTCCCGAAGATAAATTCACGCTGGTCAAGGCGTTCCAGAAAGCCGGTTATAAAGTCGGGATGTGCGGCGATGGCGCCAATGATGCACCCGCGCTGCGGCAGGCGGAAATCGGGATCGCGGTTTCGACCGCAACCGATGTCGCGAAATCGGCCGCCGGCGTCGTGCTGATGGAACCGGGGCTCGCCGGAATTCAGGCTTCCGTCATAGCCGGCCGCGTCGCGTTCCAGCGGATACTGACCTACACATTAAGATCAATCATCCACAAGGTGCGTCAGATCCTGTTTCTTGCGGCCGGCCTTGTGATGACCGATCACGCCATCCTGACACCGATGCTGATGGTGATATCCATGATCACCGGTGATTTTCTGGCGATGTCGTCGACCACGGATAATGTTCGACCGTCTTCCCGGCCGAATAGCTGGCGTATCGGGCGTCTGACCCTGGCCGGAACACTCATGGGTATTATCGACCTTGCGTTTTGTGTCAGCGTGCTGGCGATCGGCAAATACGATCTGCGTCTCGACATCGAGACGCTCAGGACCTTGACGCTGGTGACGCTCGTGTTCAGCGGCCAGGCGCTGTACTACGTCGTCCGCGAGCGGCGTCATCTCTGGTCGTCTAGGCCGAGTAACATCGTGATCGTGTGCTCAATTGCCGATCTGTTGATCATTCCGACGCTTGCGGTCACCGGGACCTTGATGGCGCCGCTGCCGGTTTCGATCGTGCTCAGTATATTCGCCGCTGCGGCAGTATTTGCATTCGTACTGGATGCGATCAAGCTGACGATATTTCGCCGCTTCCAAATGGACTAG
- a CDS encoding universal stress protein has translation MLKTLLVHIPSERSPGPVIDCAVSLTASLGAHLDAIAIGYEAVGTAGLVADGGAALVAMEFEYDRALERAEAAIAVCEAEATRANIAHASRILSAGPAEAAKTMGVIARLYDLTIVLQPDYSRPGFDDRVPQEVLFDSGGPMLMVPYIHKGPLNARNIGIAWDGSRLAARALRDAMPFLTEAATVTVIAVNENRDVAVDAGLAELAVQLTRRGIHIRIERLEADGPNIHDAILSTAADNDIGLLVMGGYGHSRLKERVLGGVTKGVFESMTVPTLMSH, from the coding sequence ATGTTGAAAACCCTGTTGGTTCATATTCCGTCCGAGCGCTCCCCTGGACCGGTGATTGACTGCGCGGTATCGCTAACGGCGAGCCTCGGGGCCCATCTGGACGCCATCGCTATCGGCTATGAAGCCGTTGGCACCGCCGGTCTGGTGGCCGATGGCGGCGCCGCTCTTGTCGCCATGGAGTTTGAGTACGACCGGGCATTGGAGAGGGCCGAGGCCGCCATCGCCGTATGCGAAGCCGAGGCGACGCGCGCGAATATCGCACATGCTTCGCGCATCCTCAGCGCAGGTCCTGCCGAGGCCGCAAAAACCATGGGGGTCATTGCACGGCTCTACGATCTAACGATCGTCCTGCAGCCGGATTACTCCCGACCGGGCTTCGACGATCGTGTGCCGCAAGAAGTTCTTTTCGATTCCGGCGGGCCCATGCTGATGGTGCCTTACATCCACAAGGGACCTCTCAACGCCCGCAACATTGGAATCGCCTGGGACGGCAGCCGATTGGCTGCCCGCGCCCTGCGGGATGCAATGCCGTTCCTGACCGAAGCCGCGACCGTCACGGTGATTGCCGTCAACGAAAATCGCGACGTTGCTGTTGATGCGGGTTTGGCTGAGCTTGCGGTTCAACTGACGCGCCGGGGAATCCATATTCGCATCGAACGGCTCGAGGCAGACGGGCCGAATATTCATGACGCCATCCTGTCGACCGCGGCCGATAACGACATCGGTTTGTTGGTCATGGGCGGATATGGCCATTCGCGACTGAAAGAACGTGTTCTCGGGGGCGTCACAAAAGGCGTTTTTGAATCGATGACGGTACCCACATTGATGTCGCATTAA
- a CDS encoding CHAD domain-containing protein, producing MIRASQSDRTEGPKPAQHLRKVPATVARLDCATAFQRIALGCIANIKAHHGSACAGDAEAVHQIRMAITRLRAAVSFFAPMTVDAVWPRIKREIAWLNASLSAARDSDVVILYAQRKRYRAWTGQAGQQSLDQRRIQDHRRLARSLRSGRFQRFMKALLRWIESGPWLVGSARNARDERAEPLQAYSEWKLKHWHRRLVRKGHDLKTMEASRRHRLRIKVKRYRYMLEALMENLPSRRHAKIRHAQRAAKRLQGGLGDLRDLQRFGHVAAALSGEPGNGCPPGYAEQRRELLVEVVTACRSLKKTRPY from the coding sequence GTGATACGAGCCAGCCAAAGCGACCGGACCGAAGGGCCAAAGCCTGCGCAGCACCTGAGGAAAGTCCCCGCAACGGTGGCCCGTCTGGATTGTGCAACAGCGTTCCAGAGGATCGCACTGGGCTGCATCGCCAATATAAAGGCGCATCACGGCAGCGCCTGCGCCGGTGATGCCGAAGCCGTTCACCAGATACGCATGGCCATCACGCGGTTGCGGGCAGCCGTATCCTTCTTTGCTCCGATGACGGTCGACGCGGTATGGCCAAGGATCAAGAGGGAAATCGCCTGGCTGAACGCGTCGCTCAGCGCCGCGCGCGATAGCGATGTCGTTATCCTGTACGCTCAACGCAAGCGGTATCGGGCATGGACAGGCCAGGCCGGCCAGCAAAGTCTCGATCAACGCAGGATACAGGACCATCGCCGTCTCGCTCGCTCCCTGCGCTCAGGCCGGTTTCAGCGCTTCATGAAGGCATTGCTGCGCTGGATTGAGAGCGGACCATGGCTTGTAGGTTCGGCTCGGAACGCGCGCGACGAGCGTGCCGAACCGCTGCAGGCCTACAGCGAATGGAAACTCAAGCACTGGCATCGGCGGCTGGTCCGCAAAGGGCATGATCTCAAGACGATGGAGGCGTCGCGCCGTCACCGTCTAAGGATCAAGGTCAAACGCTATCGCTACATGCTGGAAGCGCTGATGGAAAATCTTCCGTCACGCCGCCACGCGAAGATTCGTCATGCGCAAAGAGCGGCGAAACGCTTGCAGGGCGGTCTGGGTGATCTTCGTGACCTCCAGCGCTTTGGTCATGTCGCCGCGGCGTTATCCGGCGAGCCGGGCAACGGCTGCCCGCCGGGATATGCTGAGCAAAGGAGAGAGTTGTTGGTCGAGGTGGTTACAGCCTGTCGAAGCCTCAAGAAGACCAGGCCGTACTGA
- a CDS encoding AAA family ATPase — MTAGQSAIAAETERQGRVLDFLDALEFCAARGGKRIDTHASVVFLGNDRVLKLKRAVRLPFLDYSTLEKRKNACEEELKVNAGNAPELYRRVVAITRGPDDSFEIGGSGAPVEWAVEMVRFDERQTLERLAEAHPIDPSLAAALTDTILRSHEKAPRTNGETWLASIPSIIDRNTARFHAAGELAPAAIDQLDARSHDAFESLGPLLNRRAAQGFVRRCHGDLHLANIALVDGRPLLFDAIEFDPVIATTDILYDLAFTLMDLLHFKSEAAANVVFNRYLAAGADENMDGLAALPLFLSMRAAIRAHVLFTKSERAAHGEAARREAKRYFDLAGRLVAPKPPLLVAIGGLSGTGKSVLARGLAAIIEPPPGAVIVRSDIVRKNLFGVSGETTLPGTAYQPGTSVRVYEALSEAARRVLAQGCSVILDASFMQEDRRTALSRLAREHKARLVGLFLTADLSTRLARIASRKNDASDATRDVAMTQEDAEIGAMDWSVVDASGAPEETLRRGTAFLPESGEASDSGT, encoded by the coding sequence ATGACAGCGGGACAATCTGCCATTGCTGCCGAAACCGAACGTCAGGGGCGGGTGCTCGATTTTCTCGATGCGTTGGAATTTTGCGCTGCCAGGGGAGGCAAGCGCATCGACACGCATGCGTCGGTCGTTTTTCTCGGCAACGACCGAGTGCTCAAGCTCAAGCGCGCCGTTCGCCTGCCTTTCCTGGACTATTCTACGCTCGAGAAACGGAAGAACGCCTGCGAGGAGGAACTGAAGGTCAACGCGGGCAACGCGCCGGAGCTCTACCGGCGGGTCGTCGCCATCACGCGCGGCCCGGATGACAGCTTTGAAATCGGCGGTTCGGGGGCGCCGGTCGAATGGGCGGTCGAAATGGTGCGTTTTGATGAACGGCAAACACTTGAGCGCCTCGCCGAGGCGCACCCGATCGACCCGTCCCTCGCGGCCGCCCTTACCGACACGATCCTGCGGTCGCACGAGAAGGCGCCGCGCACGAATGGCGAAACATGGCTCGCCTCTATTCCATCGATCATCGATCGCAATACCGCCAGGTTTCATGCGGCGGGGGAGCTTGCCCCCGCCGCCATTGATCAGCTCGATGCCCGTAGCCATGACGCTTTCGAAAGCCTGGGCCCGCTGCTGAACCGGCGCGCCGCACAGGGCTTCGTCCGGCGTTGCCATGGCGACCTCCATCTCGCCAACATCGCGCTGGTGGACGGCCGGCCGCTGCTATTCGACGCCATCGAATTCGATCCGGTCATTGCGACGACGGATATCCTTTACGATCTGGCTTTCACGCTGATGGACCTCCTTCATTTCAAAAGCGAGGCCGCCGCAAACGTCGTCTTCAATCGCTACCTTGCAGCAGGGGCGGACGAAAATATGGACGGTCTCGCCGCGTTGCCTTTGTTTCTCTCGATGCGGGCAGCCATTCGAGCGCATGTCCTGTTTACAAAGAGCGAACGCGCGGCGCACGGCGAGGCGGCGCGCCGCGAGGCCAAACGTTATTTCGATCTGGCGGGACGTCTGGTTGCGCCGAAGCCGCCGCTGCTTGTCGCGATCGGCGGCTTGTCGGGAACGGGGAAGTCGGTTCTGGCCCGGGGGCTTGCGGCGATCATCGAGCCGCCGCCTGGCGCCGTCATTGTTCGCTCGGACATCGTTCGCAAGAACCTGTTTGGTGTGAGTGGGGAGACCACGTTGCCGGGAACGGCCTACCAGCCCGGCACGTCGGTTCGAGTCTATGAGGCGCTCTCCGAAGCTGCGCGGCGGGTTCTCGCCCAGGGCTGCTCGGTCATCCTCGATGCTTCCTTCATGCAGGAGGATCGGCGGACAGCACTTTCCCGTTTGGCCCGTGAGCACAAGGCGCGCTTGGTGGGTCTGTTTCTGACGGCGGATCTTTCGACCAGACTGGCGCGGATCGCGAGCCGTAAGAACGATGCGTCGGACGCCACGCGGGATGTCGCCATGACGCAGGAGGACGCTGAAATCGGCGCAATGGACTGGTCGGTGGTCGATGCTTCGGGGGCCCCTGAAGAAACGTTGCGGCGAGGCACCGCCTTTCTCCCTGAAAGCGGAGAGGCATCGGACAGCGGCACGTGA